Proteins encoded within one genomic window of Pectobacterium araliae:
- a CDS encoding sterol desaturase family protein yields the protein MIDLALPIVLMLVVVIGEALILQWMQREKVNWHDVVFNLNSGHIMLWLFRSVEIFCYGYVAAHFSFGWVETWPPVLMWLFAILAWDFGFYWLHRLHHTFGVLWAVHVVHHQGEHFNLSLGVRNSWYSSLTSIPFFLILALLGVPLYVFVTVSILHYSVQLFNHNAMTPKLGWLEKVLVTPAHHRVHHVNDRAYADKNFGGTFIFWDKLFGSFCPQLPDTPFRYGAGKDTPSNNPFWASNLPFMQYLKLSVRRTRRQATFHCTPIALIAGAMLLFALVVGYVYLYGYGYDSADLSQAALFLLLVAGAVALGGISEGRRWGVYIWLLVGLLFPAVFLVYLGWEALYWKMAMLMLALHGLAMAVGWGRRPLTEEHENV from the coding sequence ATGATCGATTTGGCATTACCGATAGTTCTCATGCTGGTTGTGGTGATTGGCGAAGCGCTAATTTTGCAGTGGATGCAGCGCGAGAAAGTGAACTGGCATGACGTGGTGTTCAACCTGAATTCAGGGCATATCATGCTGTGGCTTTTTCGCAGCGTGGAAATTTTTTGCTACGGCTATGTCGCGGCACATTTCAGTTTTGGCTGGGTGGAAACGTGGCCGCCGGTGCTAATGTGGCTGTTCGCGATACTTGCCTGGGATTTCGGCTTTTATTGGCTACATCGCCTGCACCATACCTTTGGTGTGCTCTGGGCGGTGCACGTGGTGCATCATCAGGGTGAACATTTCAATCTGTCGCTGGGCGTGCGTAACTCGTGGTACTCCTCGCTGACCTCGATTCCGTTCTTCCTGATTCTGGCGCTGCTCGGCGTTCCGCTGTATGTGTTCGTCACCGTGTCCATCCTGCATTACAGTGTCCAACTGTTTAACCATAATGCCATGACGCCTAAACTGGGCTGGCTGGAAAAGGTGCTGGTGACGCCAGCACACCATCGCGTACACCACGTGAATGACCGTGCGTACGCTGATAAGAACTTCGGTGGCACTTTCATTTTTTGGGACAAACTGTTTGGCAGCTTTTGCCCACAACTGCCCGATACGCCTTTCCGCTACGGCGCAGGCAAAGACACGCCATCAAACAATCCGTTTTGGGCCAGTAACCTCCCTTTTATGCAGTACCTGAAACTGTCGGTGCGCCGTACACGACGGCAGGCGACATTTCACTGTACGCCGATAGCGTTGATCGCTGGGGCGATGCTGCTGTTTGCGCTGGTGGTGGGTTACGTCTACCTGTATGGCTACGGCTATGATTCCGCCGATCTGTCGCAGGCGGCGCTCTTCCTATTGCTGGTGGCGGGTGCGGTTGCGCTGGGCGGCATTTCCGAAGGACGACGCTGGGGTGTTTACATCTGGCTGCTGGTGGGGCTGCTATTCCCTGCCGTGTTTCTTGTCTATCTGGGCTGGGAAGCGCTCTACTGGAAGATGGCGATGCTGATGCTGGCGCTGCACGGGCTGGCGATGGCGGTCGGCTGGGGTCGGCGTCCCCTGACTGAGGAGCATGAAAATGTCTAG